In Stieleria varia, one genomic interval encodes:
- a CDS encoding SHD1 domain-containing protein produces the protein MKPLFRWTLVLSLVALLGISPATAGHFLKRLRCHQHDPCADTCTETVQYCQPVCQPTCVPVCPPAPACSPQPVCGCDTGVVISSDPIISVTPMIESAPMDGMIIDSGIVVEPTETFSAPSTNDTPAEPAVNEAATDEAPPMPAEPEPAEPTPAEPEPADPNPPAPPAPVEPEPAPAEPTPAEPAPAEPAPAADPFGAPAEPTPAEPAPAADPFGAPAEPAPAEPDPFGAPAEPTPAEPTPAEPAPAADPFGAPADPAPADAMPEADPFGAPVEPETPAPAADPFGAPTEPAPAEPAPSGLDDLFGGADTPAADAPAAEAPAADAAMDDLFGGSEPDAVTAGGADDLFGDPVPATETPAEPAPSDDIFGDPPATPEEPKPADTNLDDLFGAVDADADYVGELPEPLSIEPTAGDVVVEMDSDALQVVSAKPALSVNPLSETPVRTWIDNTGSYRVEGRLIEINADNVRLLKDNGRTCTVPNDRLCPADESYVDSVREEVELVKLTLLSSK, from the coding sequence GTGAAACCCTTATTTCGTTGGACACTTGTGCTGAGTCTGGTGGCCCTGCTGGGCATCAGTCCCGCAACAGCAGGCCACTTTCTGAAGCGTCTGCGTTGCCATCAACATGACCCCTGTGCCGACACCTGCACCGAAACCGTGCAGTACTGCCAGCCGGTCTGTCAGCCCACATGTGTACCGGTTTGCCCGCCCGCACCGGCTTGCAGCCCACAGCCGGTCTGTGGATGCGACACCGGTGTCGTCATCAGCTCCGATCCTATCATCAGTGTCACTCCCATGATCGAGTCGGCACCGATGGATGGCATGATCATCGACAGTGGAATCGTCGTGGAGCCGACCGAGACTTTCTCCGCGCCAAGTACCAACGACACGCCTGCCGAACCTGCGGTGAACGAGGCAGCGACGGACGAAGCACCACCGATGCCAGCGGAGCCAGAGCCCGCTGAGCCTACTCCCGCTGAGCCCGAGCCAGCCGACCCCAATCCACCGGCGCCTCCGGCACCCGTCGAGCCGGAGCCAGCACCGGCTGAGCCCACGCCTGCAGAACCTGCACCAGCTGAACCGGCTCCAGCGGCAGACCCATTCGGCGCGCCCGCAGAACCTACACCTGCTGAGCCCGCACCTGCTGCGGACCCATTCGGCGCACCTGCTGAACCTGCTCCCGCCGAACCGGATCCCTTTGGCGCTCCCGCTGAACCTACTCCCGCTGAACCTACTCCCGCTGAACCGGCACCGGCTGCTGACCCATTTGGAGCGCCCGCAGACCCAGCTCCCGCAGACGCGATGCCGGAAGCCGATCCGTTCGGTGCACCGGTCGAGCCTGAAACGCCCGCACCAGCGGCTGATCCGTTTGGCGCACCGACCGAACCAGCGCCGGCCGAACCAGCTCCCAGCGGCTTGGATGACCTGTTCGGCGGGGCGGACACGCCTGCTGCTGATGCACCGGCTGCCGAGGCACCTGCAGCCGACGCCGCGATGGATGATCTGTTCGGTGGTTCCGAGCCCGACGCGGTGACTGCCGGTGGAGCGGATGACTTGTTCGGTGATCCCGTACCTGCCACGGAGACACCTGCAGAGCCTGCTCCATCAGACGACATCTTCGGCGATCCGCCAGCGACCCCTGAGGAGCCCAAACCGGCGGACACCAACCTGGATGACTTGTTCGGTGCAGTAGATGCTGATGCTGACTATGTCGGCGAGTTGCCCGAGCCGCTTTCGATCGAACCGACTGCAGGTGATGTTGTGGTCGAAATGGACTCCGACGCGTTGCAGGTCGTCTCGGCGAAGCCTGCCCTGTCGGTCAATCCACTTAGCGAAACCCCGGTTCGCACTTGGATCGACAACACGGGCAGCTATCGCGTGGAAGGTCGCCTGATTGAAATCAATGCTGACAACGTTCGCTTGTTGAAAGACAACGGACGCACCTGCACCGTCCCCAACGATCGATTGTGCCCCGCCGACGAATCCTACGTCGATTCGGTTCGCGAGGAAGTCGAGTTGGTCAAGTTGACCTTGCTCAGCAGTAAGTAG